A region of Caminicella sporogenes DSM 14501 DNA encodes the following proteins:
- a CDS encoding pseudouridine synthase → MGNMQRLDKILGNMGYGTRKELKKIIKSGLVKVDGKVVTKSSIHVNPYKSIIEIYGDKIKYREYIYIMLNKPQGFISATFDKCHKTVLDLIDEKYYAFNPFPMGRLDIDTEGLLIITNDGKLSHQILSPKKHIPKTYYAHIDGRVTKEDIKAFKEGIVLDDGYKTLSSQLVIREIGEISKIELTIYEGKFHQVKRMFKAVGKKVLYLKRIAMGNLKLDESLGLGEYRELTEDEVQILKKGFEG, encoded by the coding sequence ATGGGTAATATGCAGAGATTAGATAAGATTTTGGGAAATATGGGCTATGGAACTAGAAAAGAGTTAAAAAAAATAATAAAAAGTGGACTAGTTAAAGTAGACGGTAAAGTAGTTACAAAGAGCTCTATCCATGTAAATCCTTATAAAAGTATTATAGAAATATATGGAGATAAAATTAAATATAGAGAATATATATATATTATGTTAAATAAACCACAGGGATTTATTAGTGCAACTTTTGATAAATGCCATAAAACAGTATTAGATTTGATAGATGAAAAGTATTATGCATTTAATCCATTTCCTATGGGAAGACTTGATATTGATACAGAAGGACTTTTAATAATAACAAATGATGGAAAGCTATCTCATCAAATACTTTCGCCAAAAAAGCACATACCTAAAACTTATTATGCACATATAGATGGCAGAGTTACAAAAGAAGATATTAAAGCTTTTAAAGAAGGAATAGTTTTAGACGATGGATATAAAACTCTTTCCTCTCAATTAGTTATTAGAGAAATTGGAGAGATTTCTAAAATAGAATTGACTATATATGAAGGAAAATTTCATCAAGTTAAAAGGATGTTTAAAGCAGTTGGCAAAAAAGTATTATATTTAAAGAGAATTGCAATGGGAAATTTAAAGTTAGATGAAAGTTTAGGATTGGGAGAATATCGAGAATTGACAGAAGATGAAGTACAAATACTAAAAAAAGGCTTTGAGGGTTAG
- the pssA gene encoding CDP-diacylglycerol--serine O-phosphatidyltransferase, with the protein MKYKSLIPNFFTSLNLFMGLMAIIFLFDSNYFKSSMLILIAAVLDRFDGRLARKFGASTEFGKEFDSLCDLISFGVAPALLMWNILLSKAGIIGVVVTVLFTLAGAVRLARYNITNFDGVYMGIPITLCGSFLALLCLGVNKAVNINIIMMLMIFLSYAMVSKKIRLKKR; encoded by the coding sequence ATGAAATATAAATCTTTAATACCTAACTTTTTTACAAGTTTAAATCTGTTTATGGGATTAATGGCTATAATCTTTTTATTTGATAGCAATTATTTTAAATCTTCTATGCTTATTTTAATTGCTGCTGTGCTTGATAGATTTGATGGAAGATTGGCTAGAAAATTTGGAGCTTCTACTGAATTTGGAAAAGAATTTGATTCTCTATGTGATTTAATTTCCTTTGGTGTGGCACCAGCACTTTTGATGTGGAATATTTTACTGTCTAAAGCTGGAATAATAGGTGTTGTAGTTACAGTACTTTTTACACTTGCAGGTGCTGTTAGATTAGCAAGATATAATATTACTAATTTTGATGGAGTTTATATGGGTATACCTATCACACTTTGTGGCAGTTTTTTGGCTTTACTATGTTTAGGAGTAAATAAAGCAGTAAATATTAATATTATTATGATGCTGATGATATTTTTATCTTATGCTATGGTATCTAAAAAGATTAGATTGAAAAAAAGATAA
- the fba gene encoding class II fructose-1,6-bisphosphate aldolase, which yields MALVTSKEMFKKAYEGQYAVGAFNVNNMEIIQGIVEAAKEENAPLILQVSAGARKYAKPAYLKKLVEAAIEDTGLDVVLHLDHGENFEICKQCIDDGFTSVMIDGSKYSFEENIALTKKVVEYAHERGVVVEAELGRLAGIEDNVNVSEKDAIYTDPNQAVEFVERTGVDSLAIAIGTSHGAYKFKGEPKLDFERLEKITKLLPNFPLVLHGASTVIPEFVEACNKYGGNIPGAKGVPEDMLRRASKLGICKINIDTDLRLAMTAAIRKYLTENPEVFDPRKYLGEGRKAIKEMVRHKIKNVLGCSNKK from the coding sequence ATGGCATTAGTTACTTCTAAAGAAATGTTTAAAAAAGCCTATGAAGGCCAATATGCAGTTGGTGCATTTAATGTAAACAACATGGAAATCATTCAAGGAATTGTAGAAGCAGCTAAAGAAGAAAATGCTCCACTCATACTTCAAGTTTCTGCTGGAGCTAGAAAATATGCAAAACCTGCATATCTTAAAAAACTAGTTGAAGCTGCAATAGAAGACACAGGGCTCGATGTTGTTTTACATCTCGATCACGGTGAAAATTTTGAAATCTGTAAGCAATGCATTGACGATGGATTCACTTCAGTTATGATCGATGGTTCAAAATACTCATTTGAAGAAAATATTGCTTTAACTAAAAAAGTTGTAGAATATGCTCATGAAAGAGGAGTAGTTGTAGAAGCAGAATTGGGCAGACTTGCAGGAATTGAAGATAATGTAAATGTCAGTGAAAAAGATGCTATATACACTGACCCCAATCAAGCAGTAGAATTCGTAGAAAGAACTGGTGTTGACTCACTTGCTATTGCAATAGGTACAAGCCATGGAGCATATAAATTCAAAGGTGAACCAAAACTTGATTTTGAAAGACTAGAAAAAATAACCAAATTACTTCCAAACTTTCCACTAGTTCTTCACGGTGCCTCAACTGTAATCCCAGAATTTGTTGAAGCTTGTAATAAATACGGAGGCAATATTCCGGGAGCAAAAGGAGTTCCTGAAGATATGCTTAGAAGAGCTTCAAAACTCGGTATATGTAAAATCAATATTGATACCGATTTAAGACTTGCTATGACAGCTGCAATAAGAAAGTATTTAACTGAAAATCCAGAAGTATTTGATCCAAGAAAATATTTAGGTGAAGGTAGAAAAGCTATTAAAGAAATGGTACGTCATAAAATAAAAAATGTTCTTGGATGCAGCAATAAAAAATAA
- a CDS encoding spore coat associated protein CotJA gives MKENQQMHMHMLFPQIEGLELARAYIMSQPYAGMMPLDIALKRGSLFPNLYKPYKA, from the coding sequence ATGAAAGAAAATCAACAAATGCATATGCATATGTTATTTCCTCAAATAGAAGGTTTAGAATTAGCAAGAGCTTATATAATGAGTCAGCCTTATGCAGGAATGATGCCTTTAGATATAGCTCTAAAAAGGGGAAGTCTTTTTCCAAATCTATATAAACCATATAAGGCATAG
- a CDS encoding spore coat protein CotJB has product MKEKKDINRKDLLKKIQEVEFAIVDLNLYLDTHPKNQRALADYNMLTNELFRLKKIYEMNYGPLTNFGYAPSHYPWQWIESPWPWEL; this is encoded by the coding sequence ATGAAGGAAAAAAAAGATATTAACCGTAAAGATTTATTAAAAAAAATTCAAGAAGTTGAATTTGCAATTGTAGATTTAAACTTATATTTAGACACTCATCCAAAAAATCAAAGAGCTTTAGCAGATTATAATATGCTTACTAATGAACTCTTTAGACTTAAAAAAATTTATGAAATGAATTACGGTCCTTTAACTAATTTTGGATATGCACCAAGTCATTATCCTTGGCAATGGATAGAAAGCCCATGGCCTTGGGAATTGTAA
- a CDS encoding manganese catalase family protein yields the protein MWIYEKKLQYPVRVDTCNPALAQMILEQFGGGDGELSAGIRYLTQRWNMPTNEAKGILTDIGTEELVPSCYQ from the coding sequence ATGTGGATTTATGAAAAAAAATTACAGTATCCTGTAAGAGTAGATACCTGCAATCCAGCTTTGGCCCAAATGATATTAGAACAATTTGGCGGAGGAGATGGCGAATTATCAGCTGGTATAAGATATTTAACTCAAAGATGGAATATGCCTACAAATGAAGCAAAAGGTATTTTGACAGATATAGGTACAGAAGAATTAGTACCGTCATGTTATCAGTAA
- a CDS encoding helix-turn-helix transcriptional regulator: MKLREIRKAKGLSVPALSKASGVPVRTIEDIEKRGDCKVSTAKKLAKGLGVTLDELCDFSQR; the protein is encoded by the coding sequence ATGAAATTGAGAGAAATAAGAAAAGCTAAAGGATTATCAGTACCAGCTTTATCAAAAGCATCTGGAGTACCTGTTAGAACTATAGAAGATATTGAAAAACGTGGAGATTGTAAAGTTTCTACAGCTAAAAAGTTAGCAAAAGGTTTAGGAGTTACACTAGATGAATTGTGTGATTTCTCTCAAAGGTAG